The following proteins come from a genomic window of Anopheles ziemanni chromosome 3, idAnoZiCoDA_A2_x.2, whole genome shotgun sequence:
- the LOC131286598 gene encoding platelet glycoprotein V-like, translating into MFRVWFYFLASCIAVAAILTVTEAAIIRLNCEYFDGNCVLKNVYATEDDRFKEIRNEGYRDSIEFFDCHIHTLPPIPYIRSVKADAINLVRIEENTFSTINKLDVSYNRLREISVTAFEYPTELGVLILNGNPTLKDFTFLNKLTGLTRLDMTEMKMELELIDINTFANMDSLENLNMSDNRITSIPVGMFSPLTCLKNLDLSRNSITKIAAGALAIVKNAPLDFDLSYNNISIIENNAFLSASRINLRQNRISGIGPYAFDNQTGLQSLVLSGNRQLKNFDFLHNLPSLHDLDMSHMNFSFEGLPRNMFDDLASLASLDLSHNQIPEVPIGIFAELQSLNSINLRHNLIKHIEFGTFSMRKYDLIDEIDLSYNQITELNFLVFVPLKYLKTLLLHGNKLPYVNAKQLIRNKSLQNFGIQNSLVRCYDLVDLLGHLKLVLEQNEFISHLPNVDGIKCVP; encoded by the coding sequence ATGTTTCGAGTGTGGTTCTATTTTCTAGCGAGCTGCATTGCGGTTGCAGCGATTCTTACAGTAACTGAAGCAGCAATAATTCGTCTAAATTGCGAATATTTTGATGGAAACTgtgtgttgaaaaatgtttatgctaCCGAGGATGATCGATTCAAGGAAATCCGTAACGAAGGATATCGGGACTCTATCGAGTTTTTCGACTGCCACATTCACACGCTACCACCAATTCCGTACATACGCTCGGTTAAAGCAGATGCCATCAATCTAGTACGAATTGAAGAAAACACTTTCAGTACGATCAACAAATTGGATGTGTCGTACAACCGTCTACGAGAGATCTCCGTCACTGCATTTGAATACCCTACCGAGCTCGGTGTACTCATCCTCAATGGAAACCCTACTCTGAAAGACTTCACCTTCCTCAACAAGCTTACTGGACTAACGAGGCTTGATATGACTGAAATGAAGATGGAACTGGAGCTCATCGATATTAACACCTTCGCAAACATGGACTCGCTTGAGAATTTAAATATGAGCGACAATCGAATCACATCAATACCTGTCGGGATGTTTTCTCCCCTCACATGCCTGAAGAATCTTGATTTGAGTCGAAACTCCATCACCAAAATAGCTGCAGGAGCGCTAGCCATTGTGAAAAATGCACCGTTAGATTTCGATTTGTCCTACAACAATATAAGCATTATCGAAAATAATGCTTTCCTGAGTGCATCGAGGATCAATCTGAGGCAAAACCGAATATCAGGCATCGGTCCGTATGCCTTCGACAACCAGACGGGTCTACAATCGCTTGTTCTATCAGGAAACAGGCAACTGAAAAATTTTGACTTTTTACACAACCTCCCATCGCTGCACGACCTCGATATGTCGCACATGAACTTTTCTTTTGAAGGCCTGCCAAGGAATATGTTCGACGATCTCGCTTCACTAGCTTCTCTCGATCTTTCGCACAATCAAATTCCTGAGGTACCAATTGGGATCTTTGCGGAGCTGCAATCACTGAACTCGATCAATCTGCGACACAATCTCATAAAACACATCGAGTTCGGTACCTTTTCTATGCGAAAGTACGATCTGATTGATGAAATCGATCTTTCCTACAACCAGATCACGGAGCTAAACTTTCTCGTGTTTGTGCCGCTGAAGTACCTCAAGACGTTGCTGCTGCATGGAAATAAATTACCGTACGTGAATGCCAAACAACTTATCCGTAACAAGAGCCTGCAAAACTTTGGAATCCAGAACAGCTTAGTGCGTTGCTACGATCTGGTTGACCTGTTGGGTCATCTCAAACTAGTTTTGGAGCAGAATGAGTTCATTTCACACCTACCCAATGTGGACGGCATCAAATGTGTTCCTTAA